From the Roseibium salinum genome, one window contains:
- the wrbA gene encoding NAD(P)H:quinone oxidoreductase codes for MTKILVLYYSSYGHTETMAGAVAEGARETGADVVLKRVPELVPDEVAEKSGYKTDQPAPVAKPDELTEYDAIIFGTPTRYGNMASQMKNFLDQTGSLWANDKLVGKVASVFTSTATQHGGQETTIVSTQIVLLHLGMVIVGLPYSFKGMMRMDEITGCSPYGSSTLAGEGDRQPTNNELDGARFQGRHVAEIAGKLAKAA; via the coding sequence ATGACCAAAATTCTCGTACTCTACTATTCCAGCTACGGCCACACTGAAACCATGGCAGGTGCCGTCGCCGAAGGCGCGCGGGAAACGGGTGCCGATGTGGTCCTCAAGCGGGTGCCGGAACTGGTGCCCGACGAGGTCGCCGAGAAATCGGGCTACAAGACCGACCAGCCTGCACCTGTGGCAAAACCGGACGAGTTGACGGAATATGACGCCATCATCTTCGGCACGCCGACCCGCTACGGCAACATGGCCTCGCAAATGAAGAACTTCCTCGATCAGACCGGCTCTCTGTGGGCCAACGACAAACTGGTCGGCAAGGTCGCAAGCGTCTTCACCTCGACCGCGACCCAGCACGGCGGCCAGGAGACGACCATCGTGTCGACGCAAATCGTGCTCTTGCATCTCGGCATGGTCATCGTGGGCCTGCCCTACAGCTTCAAGGGCATGATGAGAATGGATGAGATCACCGGCTGTTCGCCCTACGGCTCATCCACCCTGGCAGGCGAAGGCGACCGCCAACCCACCAACAACGAACTCGATGGCGCCCGCTTCCAAGGGCGGCACGTTGCGGAGATCGCCGGAAAGCTCGCCAAGGCTGCTTAG
- a CDS encoding MarC family protein, whose translation MIDYFINAFATLFVTIDPVGLAPMFLAVTAGMSRADRRRVAIRATLTAAAILLVFYVSGQTVLNVLGISVSAFRVAGGILLFLIAIEMIFGKRQERKSETVEKAVDPETHRRTVNELAIFPLAIPLISGPAAISAIILLSSQAPDTLTYAGLGGVIAIILLSCLGAFLLADKIERLLGDTAQLVITRLLGVLLAALSVQFVADGVLTFVRA comes from the coding sequence ATGATCGACTATTTTATCAATGCATTCGCGACGCTTTTCGTTACCATCGACCCGGTCGGTCTGGCCCCGATGTTCCTCGCCGTCACGGCGGGAATGAGCCGGGCGGACAGGCGGCGCGTGGCGATCCGTGCGACGCTGACCGCGGCGGCAATTCTTCTCGTGTTCTACGTTTCGGGACAGACCGTCCTGAATGTTCTGGGCATATCGGTTTCAGCGTTCCGTGTCGCCGGCGGCATCCTTCTGTTCCTGATCGCCATCGAGATGATTTTCGGCAAACGTCAGGAAAGAAAATCGGAGACCGTGGAAAAGGCGGTCGATCCCGAAACCCATCGCCGGACGGTCAACGAACTGGCCATCTTTCCGCTGGCGATCCCGCTGATATCGGGGCCGGCTGCGATTTCCGCGATCATTCTTCTTTCCAGCCAGGCGCCGGACACACTCACCTATGCCGGACTTGGCGGGGTCATCGCGATCATCCTGCTGAGCTGTCTGGGTGCGTTCCTGCTTGCCGACAAGATCGAGCGACTTCTGGGTGACACGGCACAACTTGTCATCACCCGTTTGCTAGGCGTCCTTCTGGCCGCCCTCTCCGTTCAGTTCGTTGCTGACGGCGTCCTGACCTTCGTCAGAGCGTAA
- a CDS encoding peptidylprolyl isomerase yields the protein MADIADTENTLLMETTQGPVVIEMKPDLAPTHVARIKELVRDGFYDGIVFHRVIDGFMAQTGCPQGTGTGGSGQKLKAEFNNKKHVRGTCSMARAMDPNSADSQFFICFTDAPWLDGQYTAWGQVVEGMDNVDKIKRGEPVVNPDKIVSMKVAADAA from the coding sequence ATGGCCGATATTGCAGACACCGAAAACACCCTGCTCATGGAAACGACCCAGGGGCCGGTTGTCATCGAAATGAAACCGGATCTTGCGCCGACCCATGTTGCGCGCATCAAGGAACTCGTCCGGGACGGTTTTTACGACGGCATCGTCTTCCACCGGGTGATCGACGGTTTCATGGCGCAGACAGGCTGTCCGCAGGGCACGGGAACAGGCGGATCCGGCCAGAAGCTGAAAGCGGAATTCAACAACAAGAAGCACGTGCGCGGCACCTGCTCCATGGCCCGTGCCATGGACCCCAACTCCGCAGACAGCCAGTTCTTCATCTGCTTTACCGACGCGCCTTGGCTCGATGGCCAGTACACGGCCTGGGGACAGGTCGTTGAAGGCATGGACAATGTCGACAAGATCAAGCGCGGCGAGCCGGTCGTAAACCCTGACAAGATCGTCTCGATGAAGGTTGCTGCCGACGCTGCCTGA
- the coaD gene encoding pantetheine-phosphate adenylyltransferase, with the protein MTRIALYPGSFDPVTNGHMDILRQALALADKVVVAIGIHPGKSPLFTFEERMELIHESARAEFTADEASRIEVIAFSNLVIHTARAHGAAYLVRGLRDGTDLDYEMQMAGMNGTLAPDIRTVFLPASPKVRHITATLVRQIAKMGGEISAFVPQAVAGPLRRRAEPGN; encoded by the coding sequence ATGACTCGCATTGCGCTTTATCCGGGATCCTTCGACCCCGTCACCAATGGCCACATGGATATTCTGCGGCAGGCGCTCGCGCTCGCGGACAAGGTGGTGGTCGCCATAGGCATCCACCCGGGGAAATCGCCTCTATTCACGTTCGAGGAACGGATGGAGCTCATCCACGAATCCGCCCGCGCGGAGTTTACTGCCGATGAAGCTTCAAGGATCGAGGTCATCGCGTTTTCAAATCTCGTCATTCATACGGCGCGGGCTCACGGCGCTGCCTACCTCGTTCGGGGCCTCAGGGACGGCACCGATCTTGACTACGAAATGCAGATGGCGGGGATGAACGGTACGCTGGCGCCCGACATCAGGACGGTCTTTTTGCCGGCTTCTCCGAAGGTGCGCCACATCACGGCCACCTTGGTACGGCAAATCGCAAAAATGGGCGGGGAAATCTCGGCGTTTGTTCCGCAAGCCGTTGCCGGCCCCCTGCGCCGCCGGGCAGAACCCGGAAACTGA
- a CDS encoding peptidylprolyl isomerase has translation MFPAVAGAQETDPENTLYLDLKDGRVVIQLRPDLAPDHVERVKKLAREGFYDGIVFHRVIDGFMAQTGDPTGTGMGGSEEPDLEAEFSQAPFKRGTLGMARSANPNSANSQFFIMFADGDWLNGQYTVFGEVVEGMEHVDNIAKGEPPANPDKIIKMQVAADAE, from the coding sequence ATGTTCCCGGCCGTGGCCGGTGCACAGGAAACCGATCCGGAGAACACGCTCTATCTTGACTTGAAGGACGGCCGGGTGGTCATCCAACTGCGCCCGGACCTTGCGCCGGATCACGTGGAGCGGGTCAAGAAACTGGCCCGCGAAGGTTTCTACGACGGCATCGTCTTCCACCGGGTGATCGACGGCTTCATGGCGCAGACCGGCGACCCGACAGGAACGGGCATGGGCGGCTCCGAAGAACCGGACCTTGAAGCCGAGTTCAGCCAGGCGCCGTTCAAGCGCGGCACGCTTGGCATGGCACGCTCAGCCAATCCCAACAGCGCCAATTCGCAGTTTTTCATCATGTTTGCAGACGGCGACTGGCTGAACGGCCAATACACGGTGTTTGGCGAGGTCGTCGAAGGCATGGAGCATGTCGACAACATCGCCAAGGGCGAACCGCCGGCGAACCCCGACAAGATCATCAAGATGCAAGTTGCCGCAGACGCCGAGTAA
- a CDS encoding TraR/DksA family transcriptional regulator encodes MTMPIDEDAVREELLRLKAELESLSENSEEARATVALDQQSVGRLSRMDALQGQAMAQASERQRRAHLHRIEAALKRLDKGDYGYCAECGEEIAERRLQVDPAAALCIKCAR; translated from the coding sequence ATGACAATGCCGATTGATGAAGACGCAGTCCGCGAAGAATTACTGAGACTCAAGGCCGAGCTGGAATCCTTGAGTGAAAACTCCGAGGAGGCCCGGGCAACGGTTGCGCTCGATCAGCAATCCGTCGGCAGACTGTCGCGCATGGATGCGCTTCAGGGCCAGGCCATGGCACAGGCCTCCGAACGTCAGCGGCGGGCGCATTTGCACCGCATCGAGGCTGCCCTCAAACGCCTGGACAAAGGCGATTACGGATATTGCGCCGAATGCGGCGAGGAAATCGCGGAACGACGGCTCCAGGTCGATCCTGCAGCGGCTCTGTGCATCAAGTGTGCTCGTTAG
- a CDS encoding SRPBCC family protein, which translates to MTRERPAGHELQLVRLLDAPIANVWRCWTEPRLLEQWFGPQSWTTEVKNLEPRAGGATHIVMRGPNGDVSDGAGMFLDAIPERRLVFTNAYTAGWIPAEVPAVVPFMTTIIEMSCDGDRTRHVVRARHWTEEARRQHEEMGFHDGWIESTTRLETLARTF; encoded by the coding sequence ATGACCCGTGAAAGACCTGCAGGACACGAGTTGCAGCTGGTGCGCCTTCTGGATGCGCCGATCGCAAATGTGTGGCGTTGCTGGACAGAGCCGAGGCTGCTGGAGCAATGGTTCGGGCCGCAGTCCTGGACGACGGAGGTCAAGAACCTCGAGCCGCGCGCTGGTGGGGCAACCCACATTGTCATGCGCGGTCCGAATGGCGATGTGTCGGATGGTGCCGGCATGTTCCTGGACGCGATTCCCGAACGGCGGTTGGTGTTTACCAACGCCTATACTGCCGGCTGGATACCGGCCGAGGTTCCGGCGGTCGTTCCGTTCATGACCACGATCATCGAAATGTCCTGTGACGGTGACCGGACCCGCCATGTCGTCCGTGCCCGGCACTGGACCGAAGAGGCGCGCAGGCAGCACGAGGAAATGGGTTTCCATGACGGCTGGATTGAATCGACCACGCGACTGGAAACGCTGGCCCGGACGTTCTGA
- the gyrA gene encoding DNA gyrase subunit A: MKRSYLDYAMSVIVSRALPDVRDGLKPVHRRILYSMHENGYEWNKPYRKSARVVGDVMGKYHPHGDSAIYDALVRMAQKFSLRLPLIDGQGNFGSVDGDPAAAMRYTECRLQKVSHAILDDIDKETVDFQDNYDNSESEPVVLPAKFPNLLVNGAGGIAVGMATNIPPHNLGEVIDAAIAIMENPAITLEELIQIVPGPDFPTGAMILGRSGIRNAYESGRGSIVMRARVEVEEVRKERNALIVTEIPYQVNKSTMIEKIAELVRDKRIEGISDIRDESDRSGMRVVIELKRDAVPDVILNQLYRFSQLQTSFGANMVALTGGKPEQMNLADMLRAFVAFREEVIQRRTRFLLKKARDRAHILVGLGIAVANIDEVIKLIRAAPDPATARAQLMERNWPAQDVEALIRLIDDPRHMVQEDGTYKLSEEQARAILELRLQRLTAMGRDEIEDELNKIGAEIADYLDILRSRARIQEIVRSEMLEIKNEFATPRRTEIIEGGADFEDEDLIQREDMVVTFSHGGYIKRVPLATYRAQRRGGKGRSGMATKDEDFVTRLFVANTHTPVLFFSSRGICYKMKVWRLPLGGPTARGKALVNMLPLQQGEQITSILPLPEDEDSWANLDVMFATVRGTVRRNKLSDFVTINRNGKIAMKLEDGDGIVGVDTCSEHDDVMLTTNFGQCIRFPVTDVRVFAGRNSVGVRGIRLADDDRVISMQILHHIDVDAGERAAYLKLSRAMRGETEENGNGMDEEEAVAGDLPQERYAQMSAAEQIILTISENGYGKRTSSFEYRVTGRGGKGITAMAVNDRNGGLVASFPVEDNHQIMLVTDGGQLIRCPVEGIRIAGRATQGVIIFKTAKDEKVVAVEGISEEEDEESLADISDVGIVPGEGDDTPDTDGSSDEDGGETPES; the protein is encoded by the coding sequence ATGAAGCGCAGCTATCTCGATTACGCCATGAGCGTGATCGTATCGCGTGCGCTTCCCGACGTCCGCGACGGCCTGAAACCGGTTCATCGGCGCATCCTCTATTCGATGCACGAAAACGGTTATGAGTGGAACAAGCCGTACCGCAAATCGGCCCGCGTGGTCGGTGACGTCATGGGTAAATACCACCCGCATGGCGACAGCGCGATCTACGATGCCCTCGTCCGCATGGCGCAGAAATTCTCGCTGCGTCTGCCCCTGATCGACGGGCAGGGGAATTTCGGTTCCGTTGATGGCGACCCGGCTGCAGCGATGCGTTACACCGAGTGCCGCCTGCAAAAGGTCTCGCACGCGATCCTGGACGACATCGACAAGGAAACGGTGGACTTCCAGGACAACTACGACAACTCCGAAAGCGAACCCGTTGTCCTGCCGGCGAAATTCCCGAATCTCCTGGTCAACGGCGCGGGCGGCATTGCAGTTGGCATGGCGACGAATATCCCGCCCCACAATCTGGGCGAAGTGATCGACGCGGCCATCGCCATCATGGAAAACCCGGCAATCACGCTGGAAGAGCTGATTCAGATCGTGCCCGGGCCGGACTTCCCGACAGGCGCCATGATCCTCGGCCGCTCCGGTATCCGCAATGCTTACGAAAGCGGACGCGGTTCCATCGTCATGCGCGCCAGGGTCGAGGTCGAAGAGGTCCGCAAGGAGCGGAACGCACTGATCGTTACCGAGATCCCGTATCAGGTCAACAAGTCGACGATGATCGAGAAGATCGCCGAACTCGTGCGCGACAAGCGGATCGAGGGCATCTCCGACATCCGCGACGAAAGCGACCGCTCGGGCATGCGCGTGGTGATCGAGCTGAAACGCGACGCCGTTCCCGACGTCATACTGAACCAGCTGTACCGGTTCAGCCAGTTGCAGACATCCTTCGGCGCCAACATGGTTGCACTGACGGGCGGCAAGCCGGAACAGATGAACCTTGCGGACATGCTGCGTGCGTTCGTGGCATTCCGTGAGGAAGTCATTCAGCGCCGGACGCGATTCCTGCTGAAAAAGGCCCGCGACCGGGCGCATATATTGGTTGGCCTCGGCATTGCGGTCGCCAATATCGATGAGGTCATCAAGCTGATCCGCGCCGCGCCCGACCCGGCAACGGCGCGCGCCCAGCTTATGGAGCGCAACTGGCCGGCGCAGGACGTTGAAGCCCTGATCCGCCTGATCGACGATCCGCGGCACATGGTGCAGGAAGACGGCACCTACAAGCTGTCCGAAGAGCAGGCCCGCGCCATTCTCGAATTGCGACTGCAGCGCCTGACGGCAATGGGCCGCGACGAAATCGAAGACGAGTTGAACAAGATCGGTGCCGAAATCGCCGACTATCTCGACATTCTGCGTTCGCGTGCCCGCATCCAGGAAATCGTCCGCTCCGAAATGCTCGAGATCAAGAACGAGTTCGCAACGCCGCGACGGACGGAAATCATCGAAGGTGGCGCGGACTTCGAGGACGAGGACCTGATCCAGCGCGAAGACATGGTCGTCACCTTTTCGCATGGCGGTTACATCAAACGCGTTCCGCTTGCGACCTACCGTGCACAGCGGCGGGGCGGCAAGGGCCGCTCGGGCATGGCGACCAAGGACGAGGATTTCGTCACCCGTCTGTTCGTGGCCAACACCCATACGCCGGTCCTGTTCTTCTCCTCGCGCGGGATTTGCTACAAGATGAAGGTCTGGCGCCTGCCGCTTGGCGGCCCGACCGCGCGCGGCAAGGCCCTGGTGAACATGCTGCCCCTGCAACAGGGCGAGCAGATAACCTCCATTCTGCCGCTTCCCGAGGATGAGGACAGCTGGGCCAATCTGGATGTGATGTTCGCAACCGTGCGCGGCACGGTGCGCCGGAACAAGCTTTCCGACTTCGTGACCATCAACCGGAACGGCAAGATCGCCATGAAGCTGGAAGACGGGGACGGCATTGTCGGTGTCGACACCTGTTCCGAACATGACGACGTCATGCTGACCACCAATTTCGGCCAGTGCATCCGCTTCCCTGTGACCGACGTTCGCGTCTTTGCCGGCCGGAATTCGGTCGGTGTGCGCGGGATCAGGCTTGCAGACGACGACCGCGTCATTTCCATGCAGATCCTGCACCATATCGACGTGGATGCCGGCGAGCGCGCCGCCTATCTGAAACTCTCCCGCGCCATGCGCGGCGAAACCGAAGAGAACGGCAACGGCATGGATGAAGAGGAAGCGGTGGCAGGGGACCTGCCGCAGGAGCGCTATGCACAGATGAGTGCGGCCGAGCAGATCATCCTGACCATTTCGGAAAACGGCTACGGCAAGCGTACTTCTTCCTTCGAGTACCGGGTAACGGGACGCGGCGGCAAGGGCATCACGGCCATGGCGGTAAACGACCGCAATGGCGGCCTCGTCGCATCCTTCCCGGTGGAAGACAATCATCAGATCATGCTGGTGACGGATGGCGGCCAATTGATCCGCTGCCCGGTGGAGGGCATCAGGATCGCCGGTCGCGCGACCCAGGGCGTGATCATCTTCAAGACCGCCAAGGATGAAAAGGTGGTTGCGGTCGAGGGCATCTCCGAAGAGGAAGACGAAGAGAGCCTTGCCGATATTTCCGACGTGGGAATTGTTCCCGGCGAAGGAGACGATACACCGGACACGGACGGTTCATCGGACGAGGACGGCGGCGAAACACCGGAAAGCTGA
- a CDS encoding winged helix-turn-helix transcriptional regulator, whose product MDTVKRAAGKSTRNTYECHPGCSVEAALSLIDGKWKGVILYLLMERQVLRFNEFQKALPDITQRVLTAQLRSLETDGLIERTVYPVVPPKVEYRLTELGASLAPVISALSAWGNEKKFLWPKGFKRDSHLQQAG is encoded by the coding sequence ATGGATACCGTAAAACGAGCAGCAGGAAAATCGACCCGCAATACCTACGAGTGCCATCCCGGCTGCTCGGTTGAGGCAGCTTTGAGCCTGATTGACGGCAAGTGGAAGGGCGTCATCCTCTACCTTCTGATGGAACGGCAGGTGTTGCGGTTCAACGAGTTTCAGAAGGCCTTGCCGGACATCACGCAGCGCGTGCTGACGGCTCAGTTGCGCAGTCTGGAGACGGACGGGCTGATCGAACGGACCGTTTACCCGGTCGTCCCGCCGAAGGTCGAGTACAGGCTGACGGAACTGGGCGCATCGCTGGCGCCGGTGATCTCGGCTCTGTCCGCCTGGGGAAATGAGAAGAAATTCCTCTGGCCGAAGGGCTTCAAGCGGGACAGCCATCTGCAGCAGGCGGGGTAA
- a CDS encoding cation diffusion facilitator family transporter: MAGHGSKKVIYAALAGNALIAVTKFAAAAYTGSSAMLSEGIHSLVDTGNQGLLLHGLKKSKQVADERHPFGYGAELYFWSFVVAILIFAVGAGVSIYEGIQKILHPHPVSDPYIAYIVLGLAMIFEAVAWWIAYKEFARVRGTRSTFAAVRDSKDPTVFTVLFEDSAAMLGLIVALAGLLGVQYLGLEWLDGAASVAIGVILALTATLLAYETKGLLIGEGASPELLSKITAIINATPAISHLNEIRTLHRGPRDILLALSVDFVDQVKAGSVEETIYSLERTIKMEMPQVTRLFIEVQARKHHEEMLEEEKEAIAPDSK; encoded by the coding sequence ATGGCCGGTCACGGATCCAAAAAGGTCATCTACGCGGCGCTCGCGGGCAACGCGCTGATCGCCGTCACGAAATTTGCCGCGGCGGCCTATACCGGCTCGTCAGCAATGCTTTCCGAAGGCATTCACTCGCTCGTCGATACCGGCAATCAGGGACTTCTTCTCCACGGTCTCAAGAAATCCAAGCAGGTGGCCGACGAGCGCCACCCCTTTGGCTATGGAGCCGAGCTGTATTTCTGGTCGTTTGTGGTTGCGATTCTGATTTTCGCGGTTGGTGCCGGGGTCTCCATCTATGAAGGGATCCAGAAGATCCTGCATCCGCACCCGGTTTCCGATCCATACATCGCCTATATCGTACTTGGCCTTGCCATGATTTTCGAAGCAGTGGCCTGGTGGATTGCCTACAAGGAGTTCGCACGGGTGCGCGGTACGCGCTCGACATTCGCCGCTGTGCGCGACAGCAAGGACCCGACGGTTTTCACGGTCCTGTTCGAGGACAGTGCCGCCATGCTCGGCCTGATCGTCGCCCTGGCCGGTCTCCTGGGCGTGCAGTATCTCGGACTTGAATGGCTCGATGGTGCCGCATCGGTGGCAATCGGCGTCATTCTTGCGCTGACCGCGACACTGCTGGCCTACGAGACCAAGGGCCTCCTGATCGGCGAAGGGGCATCGCCCGAGTTGCTTTCGAAAATCACGGCGATCATAAACGCCACTCCGGCCATCAGTCACCTCAACGAGATCCGCACCCTTCATCGCGGCCCGCGCGACATTCTGCTGGCTTTGTCGGTCGATTTCGTGGACCAGGTGAAAGCCGGATCCGTGGAAGAAACCATCTATTCCCTGGAGCGTACAATCAAGATGGAGATGCCGCAGGTCACGAGACTGTTCATCGAGGTGCAGGCCAGAAAGCACCACGAAGAGATGCTGGAAGAGGAAAAGGAGGCGATCGCGCCGGACAGCAAGTGA
- a CDS encoding zinc-binding alcohol dehydrogenase family protein, giving the protein MRTIGYFESLPIENQNALIAFEQPTPVPSGRELLVEIRAVAVNPVDTKVRTSRTPENGQPVVLGYDAAGVVAATGPDVTDFAVGDEVYYAGDITRPGTNAEFHLVDERIVGRKPKSLTFAEAAALPLTSITAWEALFDRLKVNDPVVSGANTLLIVGGAGGVGSIAIQLARQLTDLTVIATASRPESRSWCLDLGAHHVIDHSKPLAAQIKDLGLEAPGYVFSTTHTERHLEDLAELIAPQGRFLLIDEAENLSIMPFKLKAVSIHWEMMFTRSMFQTADMGEQGKLLNRVCEMVDAGRIRTTMADVMEPIDPQNLREAHRKIESNKTIGKIVLAGF; this is encoded by the coding sequence ATGCGTACCATCGGATATTTCGAATCTCTTCCCATTGAAAACCAGAACGCACTCATTGCATTCGAACAACCCACGCCCGTCCCGTCCGGCCGGGAACTGCTTGTTGAAATCAGGGCCGTAGCCGTCAATCCGGTCGACACCAAAGTCCGGACTTCGAGAACGCCCGAGAACGGCCAGCCGGTGGTTCTCGGCTATGACGCTGCCGGGGTCGTGGCGGCCACGGGGCCGGACGTGACCGATTTTGCAGTGGGGGACGAAGTCTATTACGCCGGCGACATCACCCGCCCCGGGACCAATGCCGAGTTTCATCTGGTTGACGAGCGTATTGTCGGCCGGAAGCCAAAGTCTCTGACCTTTGCCGAAGCAGCGGCGCTGCCCCTGACATCCATCACGGCCTGGGAAGCTCTGTTCGACCGCCTGAAGGTCAACGATCCGGTCGTCTCCGGTGCCAACACCCTGTTGATCGTCGGCGGCGCGGGCGGTGTCGGGTCCATTGCGATACAGCTTGCCCGCCAACTCACCGACCTGACGGTCATCGCAACGGCCTCACGGCCGGAAAGCCGAAGCTGGTGCCTGGACCTCGGTGCGCATCATGTGATCGATCATTCGAAACCGTTGGCTGCGCAAATCAAGGACCTGGGGCTGGAAGCGCCAGGCTATGTGTTTTCGACCACACATACGGAGCGGCATCTGGAGGATCTTGCCGAGCTGATCGCGCCTCAGGGGCGTTTCCTGCTGATCGATGAGGCGGAAAACCTCAGCATCATGCCGTTCAAGCTGAAAGCCGTTTCGATCCATTGGGAAATGATGTTTACCCGGTCGATGTTTCAGACCGCGGATATGGGCGAACAGGGCAAACTGCTCAACCGCGTTTGCGAGATGGTGGATGCGGGCAGGATCCGCACGACCATGGCTGATGTCATGGAACCCATTGACCCGCAAAACCTTCGTGAAGCGCACAGGAAAATCGAAAGCAACAAGACGATAGGCAAGATCGTTCTGGCCGGTTTTTGA
- a CDS encoding phosphopantetheine adenylyltransferase, giving the protein MRSDNTFEPTGRKATVKPFAVQTKAVDPTIHLRMAAIFVLALLTMIAAGVMSMHPSSASQAENLANPPAQGLATTKSDRIASAPSTNTCASQAWGAWSDDCAAVLGGANKVRTVSFVTVEKAAPSVNETILARYPTAR; this is encoded by the coding sequence ATGAGGAGCGACAATACTTTCGAACCGACGGGACGCAAGGCCACGGTCAAACCCTTTGCAGTCCAGACCAAGGCTGTAGATCCGACCATCCATCTCAGAATGGCGGCGATCTTTGTTCTGGCGCTGTTGACGATGATTGCCGCCGGTGTGATGAGCATGCACCCGAGCAGCGCGTCCCAGGCGGAGAACCTGGCAAACCCGCCGGCTCAGGGCCTGGCAACAACCAAATCCGACCGTATCGCAAGCGCACCATCCACGAACACCTGCGCGTCGCAGGCCTGGGGCGCATGGAGCGATGATTGTGCCGCCGTCCTGGGCGGAGCCAATAAGGTGCGCACGGTCTCTTTCGTGACCGTCGAGAAGGCTGCGCCCTCCGTGAACGAAACCATTCTGGCCCGCTACCCCACGGCCAGGTAA